In the bacterium genome, one interval contains:
- a CDS encoding DNA-binding protein, translated as MAQMLQIAPSTLRRWAHKGQIHGHTLNAEAWSSVLDFDAFLDIPACPPPTYFRVSEILAQVSR; from the coding sequence GTGGCGCAGATGCTTCAGATCGCACCGAGCACCCTGAGGCGCTGGGCGCACAAGGGTCAGATTCACGGCCACACCCTCAATGCCGAGGCTTGGTCCAGCGTGCTGGACTTCGACGCCTTCCTCGACATCCCAGCCTGCCCGCCGCCCACCTACTTCCGGGTCAGCGAGATCTTGGCGCAGGTGAGCCGGTGA
- a CDS encoding recombinase family protein → MTTALIYVRQSRHKDTERTVSPEVQENACRSLPAVAVCDSIEVYSDLDVSGGKLKGRARFLALLERIQGSSVAVVACYDQSRAFRNTQDALTFYALMEKRPDIKVAFVHGRFDRTPAGEFTYTAMAAAHSMERRMTGEKIRAAYAYRNAQGAATGPAPYGYRRTTRGTLEVVEPAASVVRRVFQDYATGMWSARSLAARLNDEGIVKGSRHGLGWLPDTLVDILRNPAYVGKTYSVSRRRREGELIRAEWPAIVDEGLFVRVQATLKTNAPGPGGAPRHDYVFSRLLVCASCGRLMRAMTDHNRVYYLCRRDLVTRCGRQAVREEALLPWASFLFERLDSREGYEAARAATGRVRTLPGTLERIEDSLKRLKSLYVRGLMPQDEFERELAHFERLRAELAARATPPAPTIKLEGLSAAWKRGNSVERRKLLLKFFARFYVRDGRIDHYVPRADRVDEVEGLVSLATGGQPEVEVLAPIPQTGRSDFIAKSGAGGI, encoded by the coding sequence ATGACCACTGCGCTCATCTACGTCAGGCAGAGCCGCCACAAAGACACGGAGCGCACCGTCAGCCCGGAAGTCCAAGAGAACGCCTGCCGCAGCCTCCCTGCGGTGGCCGTGTGTGACTCCATCGAGGTCTACAGCGACCTGGATGTCAGCGGCGGCAAACTGAAGGGTCGGGCTCGGTTCCTTGCCCTCCTGGAGCGCATCCAGGGCAGCAGCGTGGCTGTAGTCGCCTGCTATGACCAGTCCCGGGCCTTCCGCAACACACAGGATGCGCTCACGTTCTACGCGCTGATGGAGAAGCGCCCCGACATCAAAGTCGCCTTCGTCCATGGACGTTTCGATCGCACGCCGGCCGGAGAGTTCACATACACCGCAATGGCCGCAGCACACTCGATGGAGCGGCGGATGACCGGCGAGAAAATCAGGGCCGCCTACGCCTACCGCAACGCACAAGGCGCGGCCACTGGTCCAGCACCGTACGGCTACCGGCGGACGACTCGTGGCACTTTGGAAGTCGTGGAGCCGGCGGCATCGGTCGTGCGGCGTGTCTTTCAGGACTACGCAACAGGCATGTGGAGTGCTCGCTCATTGGCGGCCCGGTTGAATGACGAGGGCATCGTCAAGGGCTCGCGCCACGGTCTGGGCTGGCTCCCTGACACCCTGGTCGACATCCTCAGGAACCCCGCCTACGTTGGCAAGACGTACAGCGTCAGCCGCCGGCGACGCGAAGGCGAGCTGATCCGCGCCGAGTGGCCGGCCATCGTGGACGAGGGCTTGTTTGTCCGGGTGCAAGCCACTTTGAAGACCAACGCGCCTGGACCTGGTGGTGCTCCGCGCCACGACTATGTGTTCTCCCGCCTTCTTGTCTGCGCTAGCTGTGGCCGGCTGATGCGAGCCATGACCGACCACAACCGCGTGTACTACCTCTGCCGGCGTGACCTGGTGACGAGGTGCGGGCGCCAAGCTGTGCGCGAGGAAGCGCTGTTGCCGTGGGCCTCCTTCCTGTTTGAGCGGCTGGACTCACGTGAGGGCTACGAGGCAGCTAGGGCCGCGACAGGTCGAGTGCGAACCCTGCCGGGTACCCTGGAGCGCATCGAGGACAGCCTGAAGCGTCTCAAGAGCCTCTACGTGCGCGGGTTGATGCCACAGGATGAGTTTGAGCGCGAACTGGCTCACTTCGAGAGATTGCGCGCCGAGCTGGCGGCACGGGCCACCCCTCCCGCCCCGACCATCAAACTGGAAGGTCTCTCAGCCGCCTGGAAGCGCGGCAACTCGGTGGAGCGCCGAAAGCTGCTGCTGAAGTTCTTCGCCCGCTTCTACGTCCGCGACGGCAGGATCGACCATTACGTCCCCAGAGCTGACCGGGTTGATGAGGTCGAAGGTCTAGTCAGCCTTGCGACTGGCGGCCAGCCAGAGGTTGAAGTGTTGGCACCCATTCCCCAGACTGGCCGATCCGATTTTATTGCCAAGAGCGGAGCGGGAGGGATTTGA
- a CDS encoding DNA-binding protein codes for MGYDEETLMPSKWMTVKEASQYLRIDRTTLYLYCRRGLLRWYDLRSGRGRRFKQEDLDALLIPSQPTDEGASTE; via the coding sequence GTGGGATACGATGAGGAGACGTTGATGCCTTCGAAGTGGATGACCGTAAAAGAGGCAAGCCAGTACCTCCGTATTGACAGGACCACCCTGTATCTCTACTGCCGCCGCGGTCTGCTGCGCTGGTACGACCTGAGATCTGGCCGTGGCCGCCGCTTCAAACAGGAGGATCTCGACGCATTGCTGATCCCGTCACAACCCACAGACGAGGGCGCCTCGACCGAATGA
- the rpiA gene encoding ribose-5-phosphate isomerase RpiA — translation MTEQEEFKRAAAERALELVQDGMLLGLGSGSTVRYFTEGVGRLVEGGMKIRGVPTSRATAELAAENGIPIVQELVGQIDIAVDGADEVDSALNLIKGRGGALFREKLVAAASKRFIVVVDASKVVKELGAGVLPVEVLPFLWRTTAERLTSLGASLTLRGGEEAPYVTDNGNLILDLMVEGGIKDPAGFAEVLKRTAGVVEHGLFVGMTDTCIVGGPGGAKVVGRLSGGAVA, via the coding sequence TTGACTGAGCAGGAGGAGTTCAAGAGGGCCGCGGCCGAGAGGGCGCTGGAGCTGGTCCAGGACGGCATGCTGCTGGGCCTGGGCAGCGGTTCCACGGTGCGGTACTTCACCGAGGGCGTGGGGCGCCTGGTCGAGGGCGGGATGAAGATTCGGGGTGTGCCGACCTCGCGAGCCACCGCCGAGCTCGCGGCCGAGAATGGAATCCCGATCGTCCAGGAGCTGGTCGGCCAGATCGACATTGCGGTCGACGGAGCGGACGAGGTCGATAGCGCCCTGAACCTGATCAAGGGCCGGGGAGGGGCGCTGTTCCGCGAGAAGCTGGTCGCCGCCGCCTCCAAGCGCTTCATCGTCGTCGTCGACGCGTCGAAGGTGGTCAAAGAGCTCGGTGCCGGCGTGCTGCCGGTCGAGGTGCTGCCATTCCTGTGGCGCACCACCGCGGAACGCCTGACGTCATTGGGGGCGAGCCTGACTCTGAGAGGTGGGGAGGAGGCGCCCTACGTCACCGACAACGGGAACCTGATCCTGGACCTGATGGTGGAGGGCGGGATCAAGGATCCGGCGGGTTTCGCCGAGGTGTTGAAGAGGACCGCCGGCGTCGTCGAGCACGGTTTGTTCGTGGGCATGACCGACACATGCATCGTCGGCGGCCCAGGTGGCGCCAAGGTCGTAGGTAGACTTTCGGGCGGAGCGGTCGCCTAG
- a CDS encoding phage tail tape measure protein: MSTLATLKMLLVADVSGVTAGLGKAEGAIKAFVANPGFGAARMGIVGLGLAAVAAGGLAVKMAGDYQQAAIQLVTGAGESRSNLKMVTDGILQMSTQVGFSAQDLIRSMYVVESSGHHGADGLLVQKAAAEAAKAGNADLGSVTNALTSIMASYHLEGQDGIRIANELIATEQSGKLRMDDLANSLSAVVPLASSVHIGFDQVGGAIATMTNHGESAQNASQNLANGIRSLINPNSVAVKSMAQMGVSAVDVSQNIGKRGLTGTIGMLEQAVMQHMGPAGLVIQSSFNQSKAAAQDAQIMLSKLPPSLQTLGREYLNNQITQKEWMKALKGSDSMTYNLGRQFSVTAKNANGFNSFLKSGSPDAMTYTAILAKMMGGATGLNVALMLGGGSMPQFQQNVRNIGDAAKRTGKDVHEWDLVQSGLNFKMANAKDALGVAAIQIGTKLLPAVSAFLDKATPLVPVVVGLGLAFADKIVPAVTTLAPFIGAVAGAWALWNAGLLITKGIGIVSMILEFVSGMSLAGIASNAMAVAQWALNVAMYENPIGVVLIGLAALAIGFIWAYKHIAVFRDGVNYVWDALKRFGGFVSGTIWPLLQHIPLIGIYVGLFKLVTHWKVVWIWIQGELLMLQLKFHQFVAKIVGFFKWLYDHNYYFKDLVDGIRNLWQTAQKDAQTVWNAITGFLGGVWNAISGTTQTVWNAITGFLSGVWQAALALASRVWGAISGAIGGKLHEAWDAVTKIAGQIGDVLGGLGDAALKWGENLITQLIQGITNKVGDVGNAAGKIAGQISKFLGFHSPTEAGPGADADKWMPNLVTMMAGGLSAHRGRLGLAASGLAGELSGAFAGPRSLALGATMTPGGSGDMRDVQATLDRILQAHLELLQAIKHGADITGIEAKLVSLIDKAQRGNRKGVRLGYGAA, translated from the coding sequence ATGTCAACGCTCGCCACGCTGAAGATGCTCCTCGTCGCCGACGTCAGCGGCGTAACCGCGGGCCTAGGCAAGGCGGAGGGGGCTATCAAAGCCTTTGTCGCGAACCCTGGTTTCGGCGCGGCTCGAATGGGCATCGTCGGCCTGGGACTGGCCGCGGTCGCAGCAGGCGGCTTGGCGGTCAAGATGGCGGGCGACTACCAACAGGCTGCCATCCAACTGGTCACCGGTGCGGGCGAGTCCAGGTCGAACCTGAAGATGGTCACGGACGGCATCCTTCAGATGTCGACCCAGGTCGGATTCTCGGCTCAAGACCTCATCCGTTCGATGTACGTGGTCGAGTCCTCTGGCCATCACGGCGCCGACGGGCTGCTCGTGCAGAAGGCGGCGGCGGAGGCAGCCAAGGCAGGTAACGCCGACCTCGGTTCGGTGACCAACGCCCTGACTTCGATCATGGCCTCGTACCACCTCGAAGGCCAGGACGGCATCAGGATCGCCAATGAGCTGATCGCCACTGAGCAATCAGGCAAGCTCCGCATGGACGACTTGGCCAACTCACTGTCGGCGGTCGTCCCGCTGGCCTCGTCCGTACACATCGGCTTTGATCAGGTCGGCGGTGCCATCGCCACCATGACCAACCACGGCGAGAGCGCGCAGAACGCCTCCCAGAACCTGGCCAACGGCATCCGCTCCTTGATTAACCCCAATTCCGTCGCGGTCAAGAGCATGGCTCAAATGGGCGTCAGCGCGGTCGACGTCAGCCAGAACATCGGCAAGCGCGGACTGACCGGCACCATCGGGATGCTTGAGCAGGCCGTGATGCAGCACATGGGTCCGGCTGGTCTCGTGATCCAGAGCTCCTTCAACCAGTCCAAAGCGGCTGCACAGGACGCCCAGATCATGCTCTCTAAGCTGCCACCGAGCCTGCAAACACTCGGTCGCGAGTACCTGAACAACCAGATCACCCAAAAGGAGTGGATGAAGGCCCTCAAGGGCTCGGACTCCATGACCTACAACCTCGGCCGACAGTTCTCGGTGACGGCCAAAAATGCCAATGGCTTCAACAGCTTCTTGAAGTCCGGGTCGCCAGACGCGATGACCTACACGGCGATCCTCGCCAAGATGATGGGCGGCGCCACCGGCCTCAATGTGGCCCTGATGCTGGGCGGCGGGTCGATGCCGCAGTTCCAGCAGAACGTCCGCAACATCGGCGACGCCGCCAAGCGCACCGGCAAGGACGTTCACGAATGGGACCTAGTTCAGTCCGGACTCAACTTCAAGATGGCGAACGCCAAAGACGCTCTGGGGGTGGCGGCCATCCAGATCGGTACGAAGCTCTTGCCTGCGGTCTCGGCGTTCCTGGACAAGGCGACGCCGTTGGTCCCGGTTGTCGTCGGCCTCGGGCTTGCCTTCGCTGACAAGATCGTGCCGGCGGTTACCACTCTGGCGCCGTTCATAGGCGCGGTGGCCGGAGCGTGGGCGCTGTGGAACGCCGGCCTGCTGATTACTAAGGGCATCGGCATCGTGTCGATGATCCTGGAATTCGTGAGCGGAATGAGCCTGGCCGGAATCGCCTCCAACGCCATGGCTGTCGCGCAGTGGGCTCTGAACGTCGCTATGTACGAAAACCCAATTGGCGTGGTCCTCATCGGGCTCGCCGCGCTCGCCATTGGGTTCATCTGGGCCTACAAGCACATCGCCGTGTTCCGCGACGGAGTGAACTACGTGTGGGACGCCCTCAAGCGCTTCGGCGGATTCGTCAGCGGCACCATCTGGCCGCTTTTGCAGCACATCCCTCTGATCGGGATCTACGTTGGCCTGTTCAAGCTCGTCACGCACTGGAAAGTGGTTTGGATCTGGATTCAGGGCGAGCTGCTCATGCTCCAGCTCAAGTTCCACCAGTTCGTGGCCAAGATCGTCGGTTTCTTCAAGTGGCTGTACGACCACAACTACTACTTCAAGGATCTCGTTGACGGCATTCGCAACCTATGGCAGACCGCGCAGAAAGACGCTCAGACGGTCTGGAACGCGATCACCGGATTTCTTGGTGGCGTCTGGAATGCCATCTCAGGCACAACTCAGACGGTCTGGAACGCCATCACCGGCTTCCTGAGCGGCGTCTGGCAGGCTGCCCTCGCGTTGGCAAGCCGCGTCTGGGGCGCGATCAGCGGCGCCATCGGCGGCAAGCTCCACGAGGCCTGGGATGCCGTGACCAAGATCGCCGGTCAGATCGGCGATGTGCTTGGCGGCCTGGGCGACGCAGCCCTGAAATGGGGTGAGAACCTCATTACACAGCTCATCCAGGGCATCACGAACAAGGTCGGTGACGTTGGAAATGCGGCCGGAAAGATCGCAGGTCAAATCTCCAAGTTCCTCGGCTTCCACTCACCGACTGAGGCGGGGCCGGGTGCGGACGCCGACAAGTGGATGCCGAACCTGGTCACCATGATGGCCGGCGGCCTGAGCGCCCACCGTGGTCGCCTCGGGCTGGCCGCCAGCGGCCTGGCCGGTGAGTTGTCTGGGGCATTCGCCGGTCCCCGGAGCTTGGCTCTCGGAGCCACGATGACACCTGGCGGAAGCGGTGACATGCGCGACGTCCAGGCCACCCTGGACAGAATCCTGCAGGCCCACCTGGAGCTCCTCCAGGCAATCAAGCACGGTGCCGACATCACAGGCATCGAGGCCAAGTTGGTCTCACTCATCGACAAGGCCCAGCGCGGCAACCGAAAGGGTGTCCGCCTCGGCTACGGAGCTGCCTAA
- a CDS encoding recombinase family protein, which yields MTRDQMKRVLGYVRVSTTEQGDSGAGLEAQRRAIQQRAAERGWQIVAIRQDIGSGRTLNGRHALKQALSELKAHGADGLVVAKLDRLSRSIHDFSGLLEMSRKQGWALVALDFDLDTSTPAGELVANVMASVAQWERRIIGQRTKEGLAVKRAQGVRLGRPRTVPPELEHRIIQRRRAGSSFAAIAAELTTDGIPTPMGGSAWSWATVQRVVRRHLSETVRRR from the coding sequence GTGACTAGAGACCAAATGAAGCGCGTTCTTGGCTACGTTCGGGTGTCCACGACCGAGCAGGGCGACAGTGGCGCAGGCCTGGAGGCCCAGCGCCGAGCGATCCAGCAGCGCGCCGCTGAGCGTGGCTGGCAGATCGTCGCGATCCGTCAGGACATAGGATCGGGCCGAACCCTCAACGGCCGCCACGCGCTGAAGCAAGCACTGTCGGAGCTTAAGGCCCACGGGGCCGATGGGCTGGTGGTGGCCAAGCTGGACCGCCTTTCACGGTCAATCCACGACTTCAGCGGGTTGCTGGAGATGTCTCGGAAGCAAGGCTGGGCGCTGGTCGCGCTTGACTTTGACCTAGACACATCGACTCCAGCCGGTGAGCTGGTCGCCAACGTGATGGCGTCGGTGGCTCAGTGGGAGCGCCGGATCATCGGCCAGCGCACGAAAGAGGGTCTGGCCGTCAAGCGCGCTCAGGGTGTCCGTCTAGGACGACCGCGTACGGTGCCGCCGGAGCTTGAGCACCGGATCATTCAACGGCGCCGCGCCGGGAGTAGTTTCGCGGCCATCGCCGCCGAGCTGACAACAGACGGGATCCCCACGCCAATGGGTGGTTCGGCGTGGTCGTGGGCGACGGTTCAGCGGGTTGTTCGTCGCCACCTCAGCGAAACCGTACGGCGCCGATAA